The DNA sequence aaattacttttattacCTTCAGACACTGGATCTGATCATCAGTAATCAGAAGTTTCTCAATCTTAGTTCGTCTTTTTCTGAGTTCTGTCAGCTCTTGATCCAGATGTTTGTGAAGTTCCTCTGCTCGATCTATCTCCATCTTCTCCTGAGCTCTGATCTGCTCTTTAATCTCAGAGCGTTTCTTCTCAAGAGAGCAGATGAGCTCAGTGAAGACCTTCTCAATGTCCTCCATGGTCTCTAGCGCTGAACTCTGTTGGAGATGGAAAGAAGTGATCATGCAGATCATTGTGACTCAGTTTGGTGTAatatccaaaataaatgcaatttatgtaagcaatttttttttttggcaagtTCTCTAAATGTTCAGGCAGTCAAATTAAGCTGTTTCTGTTTGGTGTAAACAAGTGTATGTCAGGCTCCAAAATGGATAGAAGTCTCAATAAGAACACCATGACTTGTATGTCACTACTTTTTAGcactttttaatcatttttgaagcttaaaaCCCATTGGTCACTGTATATCTTTACTGAATCTAAAAGATCTACTTTTATGTGTCAAAACACTTTAAACATATAGAGGACGTAAAGAAACATACTGTAAGAAGCTTCACCGCTTCACCGAGGTCCCGCTGACCTCTCTCTCGCTCCTGGATCAGCTTCTGACACTCCTCCTTTATCTCCTTTATCTCTTTCTGAAAATATTAACATacaaaattaagaaaacattaaTAGACAAAAATAGACACCTTTCCAGTCTGGTAAACACAAGGTGAATTGAAATTACTgtctaaaaaaaagtattataatacaaaaataatttaaaaaataataacaattactattattattaaaatattttatgcatttttattattgttgataTTACCTTTTTACTAGTCCATTCTGAGTCCACAGACACCACACTGTGTCCTTTGTGATTATcagaacacaaacaacaaatgcATTGATGATCATCCTGACAGTAAATCTCCAGAAGTTTCCCATGACTGAGGCAGATGTTCTCCTGAATGTTTCTGGAAGCTTCGACTAGTTTGTGCTTCATAAACGCAGGAGATTCATAGTGAGGCTGCAGGTGAGTTTGACAGAAGGAGGCCAAGCACTGCAGACAGGACTTTACAGCTCTGTTCTTCTCTGTAGTGCAAACATCACACTCCACAGCAGCCGTTTGTAGGGACGTCTTCTGCAGCGTCTCCATCATCTCAGCTATCACAGTGTTCTTCTTCAGTAGAGGTCTCTGACTGAAGCTCTCTCTGCATTGGGGACAGCGGTACGGCGGCCCCTGCTCCTTCTGGCCCCAGCAGTCAGTAATACAGCTcatacagtaactgtgtccacagggaATCGTCACCGGCTCCTTC is a window from the Ctenopharyngodon idella isolate HZGC_01 chromosome 15, HZGC01, whole genome shotgun sequence genome containing:
- the LOC127495910 gene encoding tripartite motif-containing protein 16-like: MADSAASQYADQFSCPVCLDGLKEPVTIPCGHSYCMSCITDCWGQKEQGPPYRCPQCRESFSQRPLLKKNTVIAEMMETLQKTSLQTAAVECDVCTTEKNRAVKSCLQCLASFCQTHLQPHYESPAFMKHKLVEASRNIQENICLSHGKLLEIYCQDDHQCICCLCSDNHKGHSVVSVDSEWTSKKKEIKEIKEECQKLIQERERGQRDLGEAVKLLTSSALETMEDIEKVFTELICSLEKKRSEIKEQIRAQEKMEIDRAEELHKHLDQELTELRKRRTKIEKLLITDDQIQCLKSCQSVCVLPTFEDSFTQHTHLSFKDISISMFKEVLEDVCQLQTARISREVSNVYIANPPEPKTQNDFLQYSFKLHLDLNTAHKHLKLSENNRKISASNKAQKYPNHPERFNERPYILSREGLYGRCYWEVECSGDEWAIGVCYKGIGRKGSTDYCALGFNKISWRLGYYLQNFRFIHDKAQVRIPVVSRIGVYLDHRAGTLSFYSVSDTMTLLHRVQTSFTEPLYPAFRVGGDSSIWIIEQKKDQL